A window from Kovacikia minuta CCNUW1 encodes these proteins:
- the mltG gene encoding endolytic transglycosylase MltG, with amino-acid sequence MKVAKNTPKHISQNSPQKVEKKNPKGMLVWILILVALGVSAWQGWQWWTWANAAPISAGTSTTPKVVNLKISQGTSAQEIGRDLEALGIIRSATAWNLWTRWLTMKEPQGGFQAGTYQVSAAQPMSAIAAKIWSGDVVHNNFTIPEGWSLRQMATYFEEQGFFPAQDFLKAANQFPIEQYSWLPKPADSTLPRLEGFLFPDTYQVAGAPSPEDILKQMLDRFEQVAVPLYRQGQGQNSLSFAEWVTLASIVEKEAVIPKERPLIAGVFLNRLKKEIPLGADPTVEYALGVQQTPDNPLTLAQVRTPSPYNTYLNTGLPPTPIASPGLASLKATLSPENTDYLYFVARYDGTHIFSRTLKEHQAAQNKIHDQMDASKSTKP; translated from the coding sequence ATGAAAGTGGCTAAAAACACTCCCAAGCATATCAGTCAGAATTCTCCCCAAAAGGTTGAGAAAAAAAATCCAAAGGGAATGCTGGTTTGGATTCTGATTCTGGTAGCCCTTGGTGTTTCTGCCTGGCAAGGATGGCAATGGTGGACCTGGGCAAATGCTGCGCCAATTTCTGCGGGAACATCCACCACACCAAAAGTTGTTAACTTAAAAATTTCTCAAGGAACCTCTGCTCAGGAAATTGGCAGAGATTTGGAGGCACTAGGGATCATCCGTTCAGCAACCGCCTGGAATCTCTGGACGCGCTGGCTAACGATGAAAGAACCCCAGGGCGGGTTTCAGGCAGGTACCTATCAGGTATCTGCGGCTCAGCCCATGTCTGCGATCGCCGCCAAAATCTGGTCTGGTGATGTAGTCCACAACAATTTCACCATTCCCGAAGGGTGGTCGCTCAGGCAAATGGCAACCTACTTTGAGGAACAGGGCTTTTTCCCAGCCCAGGACTTTCTCAAAGCGGCAAATCAGTTTCCCATAGAACAATATTCCTGGCTACCCAAACCCGCTGATTCCACCCTGCCCCGTTTGGAGGGTTTCCTGTTTCCAGATACTTACCAGGTTGCCGGAGCCCCATCTCCGGAGGATATTTTGAAGCAAATGCTAGATCGGTTTGAGCAGGTTGCTGTACCGCTTTACCGACAGGGACAGGGGCAAAACTCCCTCAGTTTTGCTGAATGGGTCACCTTGGCAAGCATTGTTGAGAAGGAAGCCGTTATTCCCAAGGAACGACCCTTAATTGCAGGCGTATTTCTCAATCGGCTGAAGAAGGAAATTCCCCTGGGGGCAGATCCAACCGTTGAATATGCTTTAGGTGTTCAACAAACGCCTGATAATCCCCTCACCCTGGCTCAAGTCAGAACTCCTTCCCCCTACAATACCTATCTCAATACCGGCCTCCCCCCTACACCGATCGCCAGCCCAGGGCTTGCTAGTCTGAAAGCAACTCTTTCCCCAGAAAATACCGATTACCTGTACTTTGTTGCGCGGTACGATGGTACCCATATCTTCAGCCGTACCTTAAAGGAACATCAGGCTGCTCAAAACAAAATTCATGATCAGATGGATGCATCGAAATCTACGAAACCTTAG
- a CDS encoding DUF3727 domain-containing protein, which produces MHEDDIEMEREIVTITDDAGRTLTCTVEHSLELDGQEYVLLLPEDSPVEVVAWQEDGDEEEAVPVEDDSEIDLLFPIAKVVLEEQNLILKRTAVTLTVKGDLPEYVEEEGLEDLESGDEDEEELQFLASFYYKEQEYGVYAPLDPFFILARLDANNQPHLLSPEELKQIEPLLPMIEDQLFDQFE; this is translated from the coding sequence ATGCACGAAGATGACATTGAGATGGAAAGAGAGATCGTAACAATCACTGATGATGCTGGACGGACCCTCACCTGTACGGTTGAGCACTCTCTGGAACTCGATGGGCAGGAATATGTGTTGCTCCTTCCAGAAGACTCTCCCGTAGAAGTCGTTGCCTGGCAGGAAGACGGCGATGAGGAGGAAGCCGTTCCAGTCGAAGATGACAGTGAGATTGATCTTCTCTTCCCGATCGCCAAAGTAGTGCTTGAAGAACAAAATTTAATTCTCAAGCGTACAGCCGTAACCCTTACTGTCAAAGGAGATTTGCCGGAATACGTTGAAGAAGAGGGGTTAGAAGATCTCGAATCTGGCGATGAGGACGAAGAAGAACTGCAATTTCTTGCGAGCTTTTACTACAAGGAACAGGAATATGGGGTCTACGCCCCCCTTGATCCATTTTTTATCCTGGCCCGTTTGGATGCCAACAACCAACCCCATTTGCTTTCACCGGAAGAACTGAAACAAATAGAGCCGTTGTTACCCATGATTGAAGATCAGTTGTTCGATCAGTTTGAGTAG
- the ruvX gene encoding Holliday junction resolvase RuvX — MRISALGLDVGKKRIGVAGCDGTGLIAIGLTTIERRSFDYVVGQLQDLVNQRQVQILVVGLPYSMDGSIGFQARHVQKFAQSVSGALQLPLEYMDERLTSFQAEQLLQAEKISPSRHKELVDRKAASLILQQWLDERRQQEAGRREERTGDEA; from the coding sequence ATGCGAATTTCTGCTTTAGGGTTGGATGTTGGTAAGAAACGCATTGGCGTCGCAGGTTGCGATGGCACCGGGCTAATTGCGATCGGGCTAACAACAATTGAGCGCCGATCCTTCGATTATGTGGTAGGGCAACTCCAAGATCTGGTTAACCAGCGTCAGGTTCAGATACTGGTTGTTGGATTGCCCTACTCAATGGATGGCAGCATTGGGTTTCAGGCTCGGCATGTCCAAAAATTTGCCCAGTCGGTGTCAGGTGCCCTCCAGCTTCCCCTGGAATACATGGATGAACGCCTGACCTCTTTTCAGGCAGAACAACTGCTTCAGGCAGAAAAAATATCTCCCTCGCGGCATAAAGAATTGGTCGATCGCAAAGCTGCGTCCCTGATTCTGCAACAATGGTTGGATGAGCGTCGGCAACAGGAGGCAGGGCGGCGGGAAGAAAGGACGGGGGATGAGGCATGA
- a CDS encoding N-acetyltransferase — MTQVPPAKDVQIVIRPVQYRDLEGVERLYAEDLEADNIRSSIDSDRPFKGFVLRPWNGWLKALSLLLKPFQHSSLTYLAEQANIIRGVIRVSPFNRTRSTWRVDRVAVNCNPLFLENSSASESVFASDRGDSEEERESSEANSKPQPASPKLCLSDVGSLLLRYCFDTIWEARTWLLEVNVSDKDSLALYRENGFQPLAQITYWAVAPDQLQDLAEREPALPNLLPVSNADAQLLYQLDTASMPPLVRQVFDRHILDFKTSLIGSLIEGLKHWLNHTEMVSGYVFESQRKAAIGYFQIQLCRDGSQPHQAELTVHPAYTWLYSELTAQMARIVQDLPVQSLQLASSDYQPEREEYLERLGATRISHTLMMSRSVWHKVKESKPNALEGLQFPEVLQGLKPARKPVPSRISALKLTTQLPQTEPQIDTASDSQATGTASDPASRNGKSSSQSTKRIFNLQVPSDFSDPPQEGPCC; from the coding sequence ATGACTCAAGTCCCTCCTGCTAAAGATGTACAAATCGTCATCCGTCCAGTCCAATATCGGGATTTGGAAGGAGTTGAGCGCCTTTATGCAGAAGACCTTGAGGCGGACAACATTCGTAGCTCGATCGATTCAGATCGTCCCTTTAAGGGTTTTGTGCTTCGTCCCTGGAATGGCTGGCTAAAAGCACTCAGCTTGCTGTTAAAACCCTTCCAGCATTCTTCCCTCACTTACCTTGCAGAGCAAGCCAATATAATTCGAGGGGTCATCCGAGTTTCTCCCTTCAACCGCACTCGTAGCACCTGGCGGGTCGATCGGGTTGCGGTCAACTGTAATCCTTTGTTTCTGGAAAATTCATCTGCTTCTGAATCGGTCTTTGCATCCGATCGGGGAGACTCTGAGGAAGAGAGAGAATCATCGGAAGCAAACTCGAAACCACAGCCAGCTAGCCCCAAACTTTGCCTCTCTGATGTGGGTTCCCTCCTGCTGCGCTACTGCTTTGACACCATTTGGGAAGCACGTACCTGGCTATTAGAAGTCAATGTAAGCGACAAGGATTCTCTGGCACTGTATCGCGAGAATGGGTTTCAACCCCTCGCCCAGATTACCTACTGGGCGGTCGCTCCGGATCAGCTTCAGGATTTGGCTGAGCGGGAACCCGCTCTCCCCAATCTCCTGCCCGTCAGTAATGCGGATGCTCAGTTGCTCTACCAACTGGATACTGCCTCCATGCCCCCTCTGGTGCGTCAGGTGTTCGATCGCCACATCTTAGACTTCAAGACAAGTTTGATAGGCTCCTTAATCGAAGGGCTAAAGCACTGGTTGAACCACACCGAAATGGTGAGTGGTTATGTGTTTGAATCCCAACGCAAGGCGGCGATCGGCTATTTCCAAATTCAACTTTGTCGGGATGGTTCCCAACCCCACCAGGCTGAACTCACCGTTCATCCTGCCTATACCTGGCTCTACTCCGAACTCACAGCCCAAATGGCACGCATCGTTCAGGATCTTCCAGTTCAGTCCCTCCAACTGGCTTCCTCTGACTACCAGCCAGAACGGGAAGAGTATCTGGAACGGTTGGGTGCGACCCGCATTTCCCACACATTGATGATGTCTCGCTCGGTCTGGCACAAGGTCAAGGAATCGAAACCCAATGCTCTGGAAGGGCTGCAATTCCCAGAAGTCCTGCAAGGCTTGAAGCCTGCCCGTAAACCAGTGCCAAGCCGGATCTCTGCCCTTAAACTGACCACCCAACTGCCGCAAACCGAACCTCAAATAGATACGGCTTCGGATTCTCAGGCAACCGGCACTGCTTCCGATCCTGCCAGTCGGAATGGAAAATCCTCCAGCCAAAGCACAAAACGCATCTTTAACCTGCAAGTCCCCTCTGATTTCTCTGACCCCCCGCAGGAGGGGCCTTGCTGTTAA
- a CDS encoding F420-0:Gamma-glutamyl ligase: MGSFAIAIVIAVVLVFAVLLLTLEIQYRRRPGNRLELTSGNWQLEGYEPHRYFLVGEMEFRNLTRRLEVMVPEVKVVVKLLSSGSLEGITTTTRVIPRFKDASPRDDGYWEARIVKVGKADPIEVTVELQGANLSQLKVAWIQLHYTTYGPQGRIPKVRHVIVPLTFPSPKDSKNWRPATNADVLPIRTHLLTHLDDPVEVVQRYVVPNAQPGDVVAIGETPIAIMQGRFRHPTDVKPGWVARRLCYLFLPTSSLATACGMQSLIDIVGPVRVLVAFLLGAIAKVFGKPGLFYQLAGEQARLIDDVTGTLPPYDQFIVLGPENPQMVVDQIRQKTGLSAAIVDVNDLKAVKVLAATSDLETPFLTQALLRNPAGNAAEQTPVVLIRPVAPQG, from the coding sequence ATGGGGAGCTTCGCGATCGCGATCGTTATTGCAGTAGTTTTGGTATTCGCTGTCCTGCTGCTGACATTAGAAATTCAGTATCGTCGCCGTCCAGGGAACAGGCTGGAATTGACTTCAGGGAATTGGCAACTGGAGGGATACGAACCTCATCGCTATTTTTTAGTCGGAGAGATGGAATTTCGCAACCTGACTCGCCGTTTGGAAGTCATGGTGCCAGAAGTCAAGGTAGTGGTGAAATTGCTATCCTCCGGTAGTCTGGAGGGAATCACGACCACAACCCGCGTCATTCCTCGATTTAAGGATGCCAGCCCCAGAGACGATGGCTACTGGGAAGCCCGGATTGTCAAAGTTGGCAAAGCAGACCCGATCGAAGTCACTGTGGAGCTACAGGGAGCCAATCTAAGCCAGCTAAAAGTTGCCTGGATTCAGCTTCACTACACCACCTACGGTCCTCAGGGGCGAATCCCCAAGGTTCGCCATGTCATCGTACCCCTAACCTTTCCCTCGCCCAAGGACTCAAAAAACTGGCGTCCGGCGACTAATGCCGATGTCTTGCCCATTCGCACCCACCTGCTGACCCATTTAGATGATCCTGTGGAAGTTGTGCAACGCTATGTGGTTCCGAATGCCCAACCCGGAGATGTGGTTGCGATCGGAGAAACTCCGATCGCCATTATGCAGGGGCGATTTCGCCATCCCACCGATGTCAAACCAGGATGGGTCGCCAGACGGCTTTGCTATCTCTTTCTGCCCACCTCCAGTCTGGCGACTGCTTGTGGCATGCAATCCCTGATTGACATTGTGGGGCCCGTGCGGGTGCTGGTTGCATTTTTGCTAGGGGCGATCGCCAAGGTATTTGGCAAACCTGGTTTGTTCTACCAACTGGCAGGCGAACAAGCTCGTCTAATAGACGATGTGACGGGCACCCTCCCACCCTACGACCAGTTTATTGTTCTCGGTCCAGAAAACCCCCAGATGGTCGTTGATCAGATTCGACAGAAAACCGGATTGTCTGCGGCGATCGTCGATGTGAATGATTTAAAGGCTGTCAAAGTATTGGCAGCAACCTCCGACCTGGAAACACCATTTTTGACCCAGGCGCTGCTTCGAAATCCGGCAGGTAATGCCGCTGAACAAACCCCAGTGGTTTTGATTCGCCCCGTCGCGCCCCAGGGATGA
- a CDS encoding glycosyltransferase family 9 protein: MSLLSQSAIVPKIQKNAVLRANALGDFIFALPALTALRSTYADAEIVLLARKWHKQFLQQRPVVSNNTGPLH, encoded by the coding sequence ATGTCATTGCTGTCCCAGTCTGCCATTGTGCCCAAGATTCAAAAAAATGCAGTTCTGCGGGCAAATGCTTTAGGAGATTTCATCTTTGCGTTGCCTGCCTTAACTGCCCTGCGATCGACCTATGCTGACGCAGAAATTGTGTTACTCGCGAGAAAGTGGCATAAGCAATTTTTGCAGCAAAGACCCGTCGTTTCCAATAACACCGGCCCATTGCATTGA